GCTATGCAAGGCTTGGCACTGAATGCAATTACAATATTCAGATTATGGAAGAGAGACAGGGCATTATCGGCATAGGTCCCGCTGCGGGAACTAAAGTTGTAGACAATTCCAATTGGACATTGAAACGCTGTTATAATGCTAAAGATTTGTCTTCATACATTAATAATATTGATAGATATACAAGCATTCGAGCGGACCTTTTTGCAGATTTGTATACCAGAAAGTGAGGGGGAATATTAGTATGCTAACAACAGGTCCGCGCGGGACCAAAGATATATTGCCGCAAACTATTAATAATTGGCGCTATATCGAAGATACCGCGCGTGAGATATGCAATTTGTTTGGCTATCAAGAAATTAGAACACCGATTTTTGAACATACCGAGCTGTTTTTGCGCGGGATTGGTGAGACTACTGACATAGTCGAGAAGGAAATGTACACCTTTAACGACAGAGGGGGTCGTAGTATTACACTTCGGCCTGAAAATACGGCTGCTGTCGTAAGGTCGTTTTTAGAGCATAAGCTTTATGTGGATTCTCAGCCAACAAAATTATTTTATATAGGGCCAATGTTTCGTTATGACCGGCCACAAGCCGGACGGTTTCGTCAGTTTCACCAATTCGGTATCGAAGCGTTGAGTGCCAAAGGTCCGGAAATTGACGCTGAGATAATAATTTTAGCTGTCCAGTTCTTAGAAAAGCTTGGTCTGAAGGATTTAAAACTTCATATTAATTCAGTGGGCTGTCCTAAATGCCGTCCGGTTTATCGGGCAAAACTGCAAGACCATCTTCGGAAAAACCTTTCTGATTTTTGTCCTGACTGCCAGTCACGGTTTGAACGTAACCCATTGAGAGTTCTTGACTGCAAAAATCCGCGGTGCAGAGAGCTTTCCCAAGGCGAACCCAAAATGACAGATTGCTTATGTGAAGATTGCCAACAGCATTTTGAAGGCCTAAAACAACTATTAGCAGTTGCTGGTGTTGAATATAAATTGAATCCTAGACTTGTTAGAGGTCTTGATTACTATACAAAAACAGCGTTTGAAATACAGTATGAGCCGCTAGGAGCGCAAAGTGCCGTATGCGGCGGCGGCAGGTATGACGGATTGGTTGCTGAGTGTGGCGGGGATGACACACCGGGGATCGGTTTTGCAATAGGAATTGAGCGGGTCTTACTTGCACTTGAGAAGCAATCACTTCTGCCAAGTAGTGATAATAAGCTAGCAGCCTTCGTTGTAACGTTAGGTGCAAGTACGCCGGTTGCGTTTAAATTGCTAAGCGAGTTAAGGAAACAGGGCATCACATCGGACATGGACTTTATGAACCGCAGCTTAAAGTCGCAGATGAAATTAGCCAATAAATATCACGCCAGCTACGCCGCAATAATTGGGGAAGACGAAGCTATTCAAGGGAAAGTGATGCTAAAAAATATGACAAGCGGTGAGCAAGAGTTACTTGATTTTGAGTGCGTTCTTAACAAGCTTAAAGCTGAGATGGGGGAATAATAATTATATGGATACAATGCAAGGATTACAAAGAACAAATTTATGTGGTGAATTAGGAAAGCAACACGCTGACCAGCAAGTTGTGCTTTGTGGCTGGGTCTCTCGTCGCCGAGACCACGGTGGCTTGATATTTATTGATTTGCGTGACCGTTCGGGAATTGTGCAGGTTGTATTCTCCCCCGAGGTTGATAAAGATGCATTTGCCAAGGCCGAAAGTGTTCGTTCTGAGTATGTCCTTACTGTAAGAGGAACTGTGAAACTAAGGTCGCATGAAACAATTAATGAAAATATGACAACCGGCGCAATTGAAGTATTTGGTGCTGAACTCCGTATTTTAAATACTGCTAAAACTCCGCCGTTTTATATTCAGGATAATATAGAAGTAGACGAGCTGTTACGCCTTAAATATCGCTATTTAGACTTACGTCGCCCCGAAATGCAATATAATATGATACTGCGACATCGTGTCGCGAAGTCTATGCGTGATTACTTAGATAGCCGCGGTTTTTTAGAAATCGAAACTCCAATGCTTACTAAAAGCACACCAGAGGGCGCTAGGGACTATCTTGTACCGAGTCGTGTAAATCCAGGTAAATTCTATGCTCTACCGCAATCACCGCAGATATTCAAACAAATACTTATGGTCGCTGGAATGGAAAAGTATTTCCAAATTGTTCGCTGCTTCCGTGACGAAGATCTG
This genomic interval from Veillonellaceae bacterium contains the following:
- a CDS encoding histidine--tRNA ligase, yielding MLTTGPRGTKDILPQTINNWRYIEDTAREICNLFGYQEIRTPIFEHTELFLRGIGETTDIVEKEMYTFNDRGGRSITLRPENTAAVVRSFLEHKLYVDSQPTKLFYIGPMFRYDRPQAGRFRQFHQFGIEALSAKGPEIDAEIIILAVQFLEKLGLKDLKLHINSVGCPKCRPVYRAKLQDHLRKNLSDFCPDCQSRFERNPLRVLDCKNPRCRELSQGEPKMTDCLCEDCQQHFEGLKQLLAVAGVEYKLNPRLVRGLDYYTKTAFEIQYEPLGAQSAVCGGGRYDGLVAECGGDDTPGIGFAIGIERVLLALEKQSLLPSSDNKLAAFVVTLGASTPVAFKLLSELRKQGITSDMDFMNRSLKSQMKLANKYHASYAAIIGEDEAIQGKVMLKNMTSGEQELLDFECVLNKLKAEMGE